From one Oncorhynchus keta strain PuntledgeMale-10-30-2019 chromosome 30, Oket_V2, whole genome shotgun sequence genomic stretch:
- the LOC118372829 gene encoding E3 ubiquitin-protein ligase synoviolin-like, giving the protein MVRAALVTATSLALTGAVIAHAYLLKHQFYPTVVYLTKSSPSMAVLYIQAFVLVFLLGKFMRKVFFGQLRAAEMEHLIERSWYAVTETCLAFTVFRDDFSPRFVGLFTLLLFIKCFHWLAEDRVDFMERSPNISWVFHFRVFSLMLLLGVLDFLFVNHACHSIITRGASVQLVFGFEYAILMTMVFTTFIKYTLHTVDLQSDNPWDNKAVYMLYTELFTGFIKVLLYMAFLTIMIKVHTFPLFAIRPMYLAMRQFKKAVTDAIMSRRAIRNMNTLYPDATPEDLLASDNVCIICREEMVAGAKKLPCNHIFHASCLRSWFQRQQTCPTCRMDVLRASNPNQPPAPAPAQPPAPAAPVNAPVPGPPGNVGPGMMPHFPPGLFPFWGPFPGAAPPAGAAGAPGATETPGATEAAQTQGAGTTGASTVGAAPAPGGPMPGFPFHSFPPPPFPSAPWLTMPPPPPPFVSSMPPPPPALSTMSEAELRELEQQGRRGLEARLQCLHNIHTLLDAAMLNIDQYLTTVATLIPPQSETSSAASGSSPPSTSAETQENQENDSQSSTAAEPEAVNGATGFSQPDSTTLGDSEDQGDGEEIGEDGEPNPSELRRRRLRKLETTPPPPDH; this is encoded by the exons ATGGTGCGTGCAGCGCTGGTAACTGCCACCAGTCTGGCTCTGACTGGCGCTGTGATTGCCCATGCCTACTTGCTCAAACACCAGTTCTACCCCACTGTGGTCTACCTCACCAAGAGTAGCCCCAGTATGGCA GTGTTGTACATCCAGGCGTTTGTGTTGGTGTTCCTGTTGGGAAAGTTCATGCGTAAAGTCTTCTTCGGGCAGCTGAGAGCTGCAGAGATGGAG CATCTGATAGAGCGATCCTGGTATGCTGTCACAGAGACGTGTCTGGCCTTTACCGTGTTCAGGGATGACTTCTCTCCCCGCTTCGTAGGCCTCTTCACCCTGCTGCTCTTCATCAAGTGCTTCCACTGGCTGGCTGAGGACAGGGTGGACTTT ATGGAGAGAAGTCCTAATATATCCTGGGTCTTCCACTTCAGGGTGTTCT CTCTGATGTTGTTGCTGGGAGTCCTGGACTTCCTGTTTGTCAACCATGCCTGTCACAGTATCATCACACGAGGGGCCTCTGTCCAGCTGGTCTTTGGATTTGAG TATGCCATCCTGATGACAATGGTGTTCACCACCTTCATCAAGTACACCCTCCACACTGTCGACCTCCAGAGTGACAACCCCTGGGACAACAAAGCAGTCTACATGCTCTACACCGAGCTCTTCACTG GTTTCATCAAGGTCCTCCTGTACATGGCGTTCCTGACCATCATGATAAAGGTGCACACCTTCCCCCTATTCGCCATCCGGCCCATGTACCTGGCTATGAG GCAGTTCAAGAAAGCTGTTACGGATGCAATAATGTCACGGCGAGCAATCCGCAACATGAATACACT TTACCCAGATGCCACTCCTGAAGATCTGCTGGCTTCAGACAACGTGTGTATCATCTGTCGTGAAGAGATGGTGGCTGGAGCCAAGAAACTTCCCTGCAACCATATCTTCCACGCAAG TTGCCTTCGCTCCTGGTTCCAGAGACAGCAGACGTGTCCTACATGTCGTATGGATGTCCTCCGGGCCTCTAACCCAAACCAGCCTCCCGCCCCAGCGCCTGCCCAGCCTCCTGCCCCGGCAGCACCTGTCAACGCCCCTGTTCCTGGTCCACCTGGGAACG TTGGCCCTGGAATGATGCCCCACTTCCCCCCAGGGCTGTTTCCTTTCTGGGGGCCCTTCCCTGGAGCGGCCCCCCCTGCTGGTGCTGCTGGCGCCCCAGGGGCCACAGAGACCCCAGGGGCCACAGAGGCAGCTCAGACTCAGGGAGCTG GCACCACTGGGGCCAGTACAGTCGGTGCTGCTCCTGCTCCAGGAGGCCCTATGCCTGGGTTCCCCTtccactccttcccacccccacCGTTCCCCTCAGCTCCGTGGCTGACTatgccaccaccacctccaccgtTTG TGTCCTCCATGCCCCCTCCTCCCCCGGCCCTGTCCACCATGTCAGAGGCTGAGCTGAGGGAGCTGGAGCAGCAGGGCCGTAGAGGCCTGGAGGCCAGACTGCAGTGTCTCCACAACATCCACACTCTACTGGATGCTGCCATGCTCAACATCGACCAATACCTCACTACCGTCGCCACACTCAT TCCTCCTCAGTCAGAAACCAGCAGCGCAGCCAGCGGatcatctcctccctccactagTGCAGAAACCCAGGAGAACCAGGAGAACGACTCTCAGAGCAGTACAG CCGCTGAACCTGAAGCTGTGAATGGGGCCACAGGTTTCTCCCAGCCAGACTCTACCACGTTGGGCGACAGTGAAgaccagggggatggagaggaaatCGGGGAAGACGGAGAGCCCAACCCTTCAGAGCTGAGGCGCCGTCGTCTCCGCAAACTCGAGACCACACCCCCTCCTCCTGACCACTAA